The DNA window GCAGCTCGCCGTCGATGAGCACAGCGCTGCCCTTTTTCAGCGTCTCATAGCAGCTCTCTGCCAGCTTGTACCACGCAACTACCCCCACATAGCAGACGTTATCGCGCCACTGTCCAGTGTTGTCTTTGAACTTACGGTTACAGGCGATGTAGAAATTCGCTACGGGCGTGCCATTGGTCGTCTTCCGAAAAGTGGGATCACACGTCAAGTGACCAGCAATAATTACGGTGTTGATGTCTGGCATCTTCAAGTCGACCATGCGTCATCGCTCCTTCCCAAGCAAAAAGCATTTCAAAGAACAAGGCCTGTTCTGCCTTGTCTTTCTCGTCCTGACCACTACGCCCACGCGCCCCCTTGGAAAAGGTCTCCTACTGCTCCTCAGTTGGAGGGGCTGCTGGTGCCTCCGCGTTCTCTTCGGGCAACGGCGCAGCCACGGCCTCATTTGCTTCAGGGCCGGCCGTGTCGTCAGCTGCCTCGGTTGGCGCCGCCACGGGCGGTGCACTGGCTGTAGCAGCCGCCAGCGACTTCTCTTTGCGGAGCGCCTCGGCCTTCAGCGCCTGCTTGCTCAGCACCACCGTCAGGTAGCGCAGAATGGACTCATTGAGCTGGTACTCGCGCTCCAACGCCCGAATGATTGAGCCTTTCCCTGCGAAGCGGATGTGCACGTAATAGCCGTATTGTCGCTTCTTGATCTCGTAAGCTAACCGTCGTTTCCCCCAGCGCTGCACCTCCAGAACTTCTCCGCCGTTAACCGAGATGAAGCGTTCGAATCTCTTGACGATCTCGTCGATCTCACCGCTCTTGAGCTGCGAGTCGACGACAAAGGTGGTCTCGTACTGCCTCAAACTGTTTACCTCCTCCTGCTATGGGTGAAAAACTCTCTTGCTGCTCCTCACACAAAGAGCGGTACGCACACCAGGGCGACGATAGACATCAGCTTGATGAGGATGTTCAGCGACGGCCCGGCCGTGTCCTTGAACGGGTCGCCCACCGTGTCGCCCACCACCGACGCCTTATGCGCGGCCGACCCCTTTCCGCCAAATTGTCCAGCCTCGATGTACTTCTTCGCGTTATCCCACGCGCCCCCCGCATTGGCCATCAGCACTGCAAAAAGGAAGCCAGTGACGATGGCGCCCGCGAGCAGCCCCCCTAAGGCTTCGGGACCGAACGCCAGGCCCACTACCAGCGGTGCCACCACCGCCAATGCCCCAGGTGCCACCATCTGGCGCAAGGCACGACGAGTGCTGATGTCCACGCAGCGGCGGTAGTCAGGCTTGGCGGTTCCTTGGCGCAGGCCCGGGATCTCTCGGAACTGCCGGCGCACCTCCTTAACCATCTCGTAGCCGGCTTTGCCCACCGCATCCAAGGCAAGGGCACAGAAAACCACTGGCAGCATTCCGCCAATGAACAGCCCGATGAGCGTGTTGGGATCCTGGAGGCTCATGGAGATTTCGACCCCCTTCGCCCTTAACGCCTGGGTGTAAGCCCAGAAGAGCGCAAAGGCGGTGAACGCAGCCGAAGCGATGGCAAATCCCTTGCTGATGGCGGCGGTGGTGTTGCCTACGCTGTCCAAAGCTTCGGCGCGCCGTCGCGCTTCTTCGCCAAGGTCCGCCATCTGCGCCAAACCCGCTGCGTTATCGCTCACCGGGCCATAGCCATCCACCGAAAGCACTGCCCCCAGACTTGCCAGCAGTCCTACAGCAACCATGCCAAGGCCGTACACGTTGCCGAAGTGATAGGCGACAAAGATCGCCACCGCGGCGATGAGAATGGGGATGGCCGTGCTGAGCATGCCCACTCCCAGGCCGGCAAGGATGTTCATGGCCGCGCCGCTTTCCGCCGCCCTGGCGATGCGTTGCACCGGCTTGTTGCGGTCCGAAGTGTAATATTCGGTGCTCAAGCCAATGAGCATCCCTCCGACGATGCCGGCAACCGTCGCATAGTAGACGCCCACCTGGCCGATTTGCCAGCGCACCAGGAAATAGCCGCCGATCAGCACCAGCAGCACCGTCACCCACATCCCTGTGTTCAAAGCCATGCGCGCCCTGTGGGTCTGTTGCTGGAAGGTGTCGTCCTTGCCCTCCTTCCATCGCACAAAGAAGGAACCGATGAGGCTGGCGACGATGCCCATCCCTGCAAACAGAAGTGGCAGCGCCGTGCCTGCGGCGCCGTAGGTGGCCAGACCTATGGTCATGGCGCCGACAATGGAGGCGATATTCGACTCGAACAGGTCCGCTCCCATGCCGGCAATGTCGCCCACGTTGTCGCCCACGTTGTCGGCGATGACCGCTGGATTGCGCGGGTCGTCCTCCGGGATGTTCTCCTCCACCTTGCCCACCAGATCGGCGCCCACGTCCGCGCCTTTGGTGTAGATGCCCCCGCCCACGCGGGCAAACAGGGCGACAGAGCTTGCCCCGAAGCTGAAACCCGCCACGGTGTTGACGACGCCGTTCAGGTCACCTCCCAGGGCCCACTTGAGACCGGCCAACGTCAGCACCAGGCCGAGCGCGCCCAGGCCGACGATAGTAAAACCGAGCACGCTCCCGCCGTTGAAGGCCACGCGCAAGGCCCGCCCGATGCTCTGCGTGGCCGCCTGCGCAGTTGGCGCGCTGGCCCTGGTGGCCGCCCGCATGCTCAACCAACCCGACAACCCGGAGCAGAGAGCCCCCACCAGGAACGCCGCCCCGGTGAGGGGTTGAATGAACACGGCCAACAGGACAGCCACCCCCACTACAAAGAAGGACAGCCACAGAAACTCCCGACGGAGAAAAGCCATCGCCCCCTCTCTGATGGCGCTGGCGATCTCCACCACCCGCGCCGCCCCGGGGTCCTGGCGGCGCACCGCCAGGTCGTAAAGCCACGCCGCTACCAGTCCGATACCGCCTGCACCACCTGCCAACACCAGCGTCCGTGCGTCCATCCCGTCACGATCTCCCAGTGTGTTCCGGCCCGCAACGCGCTGAGCTCTGTATCTCGGGGTTGAACTGATTCATTGCCGCCGCCAGAGAAGAGGTCACGAAGGTCAAGCAGGCATCAACCGCCCGGTCAATTACCCCTCCCAACTGCTGCCATTCTTCACTCCCGAACTTGGACAGCACATACTCCACCATCTTCCCTGGTGGAAAGTGCGCGCCAATGCCAATGCGCAGGCGCGGGAACTGCTCGGTGCCCAGTTCCGCGATGATGGAAGCCACCCCGTTATGCCCGCCGTCACTTCCTTTGGCACGCAGCCGCAGTCGCCCAAATGGTAAGTTCACGTCGTCGTGGACTACCAGGACCGCCTCGGGGGAGAGCGTCAAGCTTCGGAGGAGGGCAGCCACCGCCTGGCCGCTATTGTTCATGAAGGTGAGCGGTTTTGCCACCACGCACCCTACACCCTCAACCTCCGCCCGGGCCAGTGCATAGAGACCGGTTCTAACCGCAAAGCGCGCTCCCAGGCGCTCCACCAGCGCATCGGCCACCAGGAAGCCGATGTTGTGCCGGGTCCTCACGTACTTGCGGCCAGGGTTACCGAGCCCCACTACGGCCTTTGTGACCTCCGTCATCTACCGTGCCGCCACCCTGCAGAAGGTTACTGCTGCTCCTGTTCACCCTCTGGGGCAGCCTCCTGTTCCTCGGCTTCCGCCACCTCAGGGGCCGCAGCCTCTGCCGCCTCACGAACCACTGTTGGTGCCGTCACGGTGGCCACAGACAACGAGGGATCTGTCAGGATGTGCGCCCGCTCCAGGACGAGATCCCTGACATGAAGCGACTCGCCGATGGCAAGCTTCGAGACATCGACATCAATGTGCTCTGGCAGGTCACCCGGCAGCGCTTCCACCTCGACCTCGCGCAGCACTTGCTGCAGGATGCCTCCACTCGTCTTCACCCCTTCGGGAATCCCCACCAGGCGCACGGGCACCATCAGGCTCACCTTCTGGTCCATGCGCACACCCATCAAGTCCACGT is part of the Calditrichota bacterium genome and encodes:
- the ssb gene encoding single-stranded DNA-binding protein, yielding MVDLKMPDINTVIIAGHLTCDPTFRKTTNGTPVANFYIACNRKFKDNTGQWRDNVCYVGVVAWYKLAESCYETLKKGSAVLIDGELQSRSWRSEDGTTRNVVEIKARRIQFLNRRAGEEGGEIPDTADI
- the rpsF gene encoding 30S ribosomal protein S6, with the protein product MRQYETTFVVDSQLKSGEIDEIVKRFERFISVNGGEVLEVQRWGKRRLAYEIKKRQYGYYVHIRFAGKGSIIRALEREYQLNESILRYLTVVLSKQALKAEALRKEKSLAAATASAPPVAAPTEAADDTAGPEANEAVAAPLPEENAEAPAAPPTEEQ
- a CDS encoding sodium-translocating pyrophosphatase, translating into MDARTLVLAGGAGGIGLVAAWLYDLAVRRQDPGAARVVEIASAIREGAMAFLRREFLWLSFFVVGVAVLLAVFIQPLTGAAFLVGALCSGLSGWLSMRAATRASAPTAQAATQSIGRALRVAFNGGSVLGFTIVGLGALGLVLTLAGLKWALGGDLNGVVNTVAGFSFGASSVALFARVGGGIYTKGADVGADLVGKVEENIPEDDPRNPAVIADNVGDNVGDIAGMGADLFESNIASIVGAMTIGLATYGAAGTALPLLFAGMGIVASLIGSFFVRWKEGKDDTFQQQTHRARMALNTGMWVTVLLVLIGGYFLVRWQIGQVGVYYATVAGIVGGMLIGLSTEYYTSDRNKPVQRIARAAESGAAMNILAGLGVGMLSTAIPILIAAVAIFVAYHFGNVYGLGMVAVGLLASLGAVLSVDGYGPVSDNAAGLAQMADLGEEARRRAEALDSVGNTTAAISKGFAIASAAFTAFALFWAYTQALRAKGVEISMSLQDPNTLIGLFIGGMLPVVFCALALDAVGKAGYEMVKEVRRQFREIPGLRQGTAKPDYRRCVDISTRRALRQMVAPGALAVVAPLVVGLAFGPEALGGLLAGAIVTGFLFAVLMANAGGAWDNAKKYIEAGQFGGKGSAAHKASVVGDTVGDPFKDTAGPSLNILIKLMSIVALVCVPLFV
- a CDS encoding aminoacyl-tRNA hydrolase — protein: MTEVTKAVVGLGNPGRKYVRTRHNIGFLVADALVERLGARFAVRTGLYALARAEVEGVGCVVAKPLTFMNNSGQAVAALLRSLTLSPEAVLVVHDDVNLPFGRLRLRAKGSDGGHNGVASIIAELGTEQFPRLRIGIGAHFPPGKMVEYVLSKFGSEEWQQLGGVIDRAVDACLTFVTSSLAAAMNQFNPEIQSSARCGPEHTGRS
- a CDS encoding 50S ribosomal protein L25, with amino-acid sequence MSELICERRETTGKQAAKQLRRKGMVPGIYYCGREEPTPIAIEEKALRAALQSEANIIDVKLDGKAVKCIVREVQFDPLRDVPMHVDLMGVRMDQKVSLMVPVRLVGIPEGVKTSGGILQQVLREVEVEALPGDLPEHIDVDVSKLAIGESLHVRDLVLERAHILTDPSLSVATVTAPTVVREAAEAAAPEVAEAEEQEAAPEGEQEQQ